The proteins below come from a single Xiphophorus couchianus chromosome 20, X_couchianus-1.0, whole genome shotgun sequence genomic window:
- the LOC114136078 gene encoding inositol hexakisphosphate kinase 1-like, which translates to MDKYYGSGLSVEGFHQALRQFLDNGKGLRRDLFEPIINNLRRLKVVLERQESYSFYSSSLLIIYGGKPTVRLVCLIYGPVLSHNSSRNYGV; encoded by the exons ATGGACAAATACTACGGGAGCGGCCTATCGGTCGAAGGCTTCCACCAGGCGCTCCGCCAGTTCCTGGACAACGGGAAGGGCCTGAGGCGGGATCTCTTTGAGCCGATCATAAATAATCTCCGCAGACTGAAGGTGGTGCTAGAGAGGCAGGAGTCCTACAGCTTCTACTCTTCCTCGCTGCTCATCATCTACGGGGGAAAG ccaacAGTGCGCCTGGTgtgccttatatatggaccagtattgagccacaacagttctcgcaactacg GAGTCTGA